In Rhinatrema bivittatum chromosome 1, aRhiBiv1.1, whole genome shotgun sequence, a single genomic region encodes these proteins:
- the LOC115082679 gene encoding vegetative cell wall protein gp1-like, which produces MNPFQAQPAPAMNPFQAEPTPAMNPFQAQPAPAMNPFQAEPTPAMNPFQAKPTPAMNPFQAEPAPTMNPFQAEPTLAMNPFQAQSAPAMNPFHAQPSPAMSPFQAEPTPDMNPFHSQPAPTMNPFQAQPYPAMNPFQAQPAPSMNPFQAESPPAMNPFQAQPTPAMNPFQAESPSAMNPFHAQPAPAMNPFQAESPSAMNPFHAQPAPAMNPFQAQPAPAMNPFQADPAPAMNPFHAESPPAMNPFQAQPHPAMNPFQAKPAPAMNTFQAQPAPAMNPLQAESPPAMNPFYAQPARPQIHSKLISFCHESIPCSASSCHESIPSSSASAMNPFHAQPAPATNPFQSESPSATTPFQAQPLPAMNPFQAEPPPAMNPFQAQPYPALNPFQAKPAPAMNPFQAESPPAMNPFQAQPAPAMNPFQAESPPAINPLQAEPAPAMNPFQAESPPAMNPFQAEPGPAMNSFQAQSAAAMNPFQAQPAPAMNQFQAQPAPVMNPFQAQPAPAMNPFQAQPPPAMNPFQAQAAPAMNPFQAQPAPVMNPFQAQPAPAMNPFQAQPAPAMNPFQAQPPPAMNPFQAQAAPAMNPFQAQAAPAMNPFQAQAAPAMNPFQAEPVPFMTPQLPESMLPQLHSKLSLLLP; this is translated from the coding sequence ATGAATCCATTCCAAGCTCAGCCAGCTCCTGCCATGAATCCATTCCAAGCTGAGCCAACTCCTGCCATGAATCCATTCCAAGCTCAGCCAGCTCCTGCCATGAATCCATTCCAAGCTGAGCCAACTCCTGCCATGAATCCATTCCAAGCTAAGCCAACTCCTGCCATGAATCCATTCCAAGCTGAGCCAGCTCCTACCATGAATCCATTCCAAGCTGAGCCCACTCTTGCCATGAATCCATTCCAAGCTCAGTCAGCTCCTGCCATGAATCCATTCCATGCTCAGCCATCTCCTGCCATGAGTCCATTCCAAGCGGAGCCAACTCCTGACATGAATCCATTCCATTCTCAGCCAGCTCCTACCATGAATCCATTCCAAGCTCAGCCATATCCTGCCATGAATCCATTCCAAGCTCAGCCAGCTCCTTCCATGAATCCATTCCAAGCTGAGTCACCTCCTGCTATGAATCCATTCCAAGCTCAGCCAACTCCTGCCATGAATCCATTCCAAGCTGAGTCACCTTCTGCCATGAATCCATTCCATGCTCAGCCAGCTCCTGCCATGAATCCATTCCAAGCTGAGTCACCTTCTGCCATGAATCCATTCCATGCTCAGCCAGCTCCTGCCATGAATCCATTCCAAGCTCAGCCAGCTCCTGCCATGAATCCATTCCaagctgatccagctcctgcaATGAATCCATTCCATGCTGAGTCACCTCCTGCCATGAATCCATTCCAAGCTCAGCCACATCCTGCCATGAATCCATTCCAAGCTAAGCCAGCTCCTGCCATGAATACATTCCAAGCTCAGCCAGCTCCTGCCATGAATCCATTACAAGCTGAGTCACCTCCTGCCATGAATCCATTCTATGCTCAGCCAGCTCGGCCACAAATCCATTCCAAGCTCATCAGCTTCTGCCATGAATCCATTCCATGCTCAGCCAGCTCCTGCCACGAATCCATTCCAAGCTCATCAGCTTCTGCCATGAATCCATTCCATGCTCAGCCAGCTCCTGCCACGAATCCATTCCAATCTGAGTCACCTTCTGCCACGACTCCATTTCAAGCTCAGCCACTTCCTGCCATGAATCCATTCCAAGCTGAGCCACCTCCTGCCATGAATCCATTCCAAGCTCAGCCATATCCTGCCTTGAATCCATTCCAAGCTAAGCCAGCTCCTGCCATGAATCCATTCCAAGCTGAGTCACCTCCTGCCATGAATCCATTCCAAGCTCAGCCAGCTCCTGCCATGAATCCATTCCAAGCTGAGTCACCTCCTGCCATAAATCCATTGCAAGCTGAGCCAGCTCCTGCCATGAATCCATTCCAAGCTGAGTCACCTCCTGCCATGAATCCATTCCAAGCTGAGCCAGGTCCTGCCATGAATTCATTCCAAGCTCAGTCAGCTGCTGCCATGAATCCATTCCAAGCTCAGCCAGCTCCTGCCATGAATCAATTCCAAGCTCAGCCAGCTCCTGTAATGAATCCATTCCAAGCTCAGCCAGCTCCTGCCATGAATCCATTCCaagctcagccacctcctgccatGAATCCATTCCAAGCTCAGGCAGCTCCTGCCATGAATCCATTCCAAGCTCAGCCAGCTCCTGTAATGAATCCATTCCAAGCTCAGCCAGCTCCTGCCATGAATCCATTCCAAGCTCAGCCAGCTCCTGCCATGAATCCATTCCaagctcagccacctcctgccatGAATCCATTCCAAGCTCAGGCAGCTCCTGCCATGAATCCATTCCAAGCTCAGGCAGCTCCTGCCATGAATCCATTCCAAGCTCAGGCAGCTCCTGCCATGAATCCATTCCAAGCTGAGCCTGTTCCTTTCATGACACCACAGCTGCCTGAGTCAATGCTTCCACAACTCCATTCCAAGCTCAGTCTGCTTCTACCATGA